Genomic DNA from Naumovozyma dairenensis CBS 421 chromosome 11, complete genome:
GTCCTCATCTGGTTCAGATACCATGTCATCTACACTTTTCTGTTCACTTTCTCGATGAAGTTTTGGTATATCAAGCGTTGTTCCCACGTCCTCTGTTTTTTTATGAGCTGCTGGCCATTCGTTGTCTATATTGATACCTTCATCACTCAGTAACtctatatcttcttctgatGGTGGATCGGAACTTAAATCAATGGGTTCTTCAACACTTTCTccttttaaaatattagattGGGAAACGTCCCGTTGAGAGGATTGTTTCGAGACAGTTTCATCAAATGGTCCATCATTCTTTACAGTTGTGGATTCAGCTAACTTCGATTGatctttttcatcttcacttgcattttcaataaattggGTTTCCTCCTTATTATGGGCTGCTAATTCCAGTTCGCTATCTATTTGGATTGGTTTCTTGATTGAAGCTTCTTCATTCATTGCACTTGCATCACCTGACGTGTTGTTGATATTTGTCATAACGGAATTTATATCATTTTGAACAGTTTCTGTCAAATCACGTAGTTTATCAAATTGTGAAATCATATCAACCCTAGTTACCtcatctaatttttcataacCTGGCACGTCGGAATCATGTGGcataaattcatttttttcatttgtaCTTTTATCATTCTTGGCTGGAAgcttgaaagaaaaatccCCATAAGGTTCGCCTTGCGCAGAGGATTCATGAAGAACATTGCTATTGAAAGCACTATCTGAAAGATGTACAGATGGCTCGTTTTCCAGTACTTCATCTGTTTGTGCTTTTGAggaatcatcattatcaacCTCAGCTTCTGCCTGGATGTTTAAGCTGCTAGGTACTGACCTATCGTTGATGGTATTACCGTCACTAGTACTTATATTGTTACgatttttttcaacattggaatcattaattttattcatCCCAGAATCTTCCGCTTCATCTTGTATTGAGTATTCACTTTCTGAGTTCAAAGCATCGATTTCCTCTGCGAAGTTTTTGGCAACTCTTGCTACGTCCCTGATTCCACTTGCTAACGATTCTACTGCTCGTATTGGTgaagaaataaatcttcTCGACAACGATTGAGATCTGGGTGGGGATAAAGAAACAGCTTTTTCggatttttcttctctGTTTTTATTGCCAATACCTTGGTTTTCCTCGACTTCATTTACTTGTTCATTATCTTCCTGATCATCCAATATTTGAACTCTATACTTCCATGCTGGAGCGTTTCTATCCACTTCTTTTGAATCAGTGCTACTTGATATGCTCCTATCATTCTTAGAAGGAGTAGATGCTGAAGAAACATCAATATCGTTACTTGATTCCGTTAATAGTCCCCTTTCGTCATAGTTGTTCATTTCAGGAGTAGTGGTCTTCTCTGCTTCAACCGAAACTCTATCCTTCGAAAGTTCTTCTGATGATTGAATTGTTGATTGGAGTTTTGGACCGTTAAACTGTTGTTCTTTATATGTTTCGCCTTCACTATCTGTTCTCCATATACCATTCCCTTGAGCATGAGGGCGTTCTGTAGTACTATCAACTTGGGAATTGGATGTCTGTATGCTTTCTTTAGAAATTGTAGATGATTCAGCATCGTTTTCTTGATATGATGAGTCGTATATAGCTGTGACATACTCCGACATACTTTGAGTATAATTGTCAGAATTATATTCTTTCGAGGTAGTAACATCTGGAGATGTTTCCTTAGAGAATACATCGATAGTTTCTCTTTGGACATCTACACTTGGTTCTTGAATATagtcattattatcttctaCATCGTTCGTAATTgcattgatattattttccaagCTAGataatgttttctttaagATATCTTTCGTGTTAGCAATTCCTGGAGAAACTGAGAAAGGATCACCTGCAAATGGAGAAATATAATCTGTGTTTGTCGTTAAAGATTCTTCTTTGTCAGAAGTAGGGGAACTGTAAACAGAATCGGTTATTAAGACTTCATACCTTGAAGAAACAGGGGGATTgttcaatatcttcttttctttctctatTTCCGTAATTGTAGCTTCTTTTGATGCCTGGACAGAATTGTATTCCTGGGCGATTTCTACGTCTATATTTCTGTTTGTTCTTTGCGAAGATCGAGGTCCCTCCTTAAGATCATGGTTTACTCcatcatttgaagaattgttttcattttctaatataGGGGTTTCTGAATAAACGTTAATGGGTGATTGACTTTCTCTACcttcttttttctcttcCTGGTCGATTTCATCAGCAAGACCATTTCCTGCTTTTCGATttgttgaaaatatttctctGGTCTGTAGTTCGGGTGATTCATGAACTTCATGGTCCCTTTCTTCTGTTTCCTGACCactaatattttgattttcatCCACATTACTATCTACGTTTTTACCTTGGTCATCCATTAAAAGAGTGCTACTTTTTTCGACAGAGTCGCCCGATAGTACGTCCAAATGATGAGAATCTGAAGTATTTTGTATATTTACTAATTTAGTTGAAGATAACGCTTCGTTTGCTATGCTTTGAAAATTAAACATA
This window encodes:
- the ESC1 gene encoding Esc1p (similar to Saccharomyces cerevisiae ESC1 (YMR219W); ancestral locus Anc_8.736); the protein is MEETMSTNGNNREQKLKLTTPSRNFKKYSSVFNSRNRPLSNGKSCRIEKPHISFSRQKKITTTKLFKREAISNEDQTATRMVNWIESFLARGKSLLATIRNEDEKSEKELKMEQEYVENEKKIVQTILESEIPKLPIVGNVTSDIHSIDTSFKNLNDTIHDSFIKSDDDAGSISNIRDEIEENSLYGKLSDDIDEERNTSNLDIEESNDELDDNVSYINENENENENENENENENENENENENGNENTERLESEEPEQEESQEESDVSLVILSDVESPDNLSGIPASSTKFVDKEKGNYEVSSEDYTSDEVSEEDSEEDSSRYKMVDETIDNEGRLQNYEPASITNKLMTQTQSNHRSVNEVPQGLSEEDVTSEYSDEYNEYSENEEESLDASDLRTRFHDENGNLQEVDKLGEGDYMNMEVGDFTEELPEVLADRVMEESEEESAEEPEVETTEGSELGDIEIKVDSEEELKTEGQEIEAKDVGIEVDSEEEEQENAACSSVDFARFMKARNPKDLVPSLETPSTDILLTNRNDPETALALVNKIGEELGSGQMDAISNLQEHVLRSDLGNVDDASDISNNSSLQSDISQEIDVTETVHNEQKESPPANTVDLPNDTNMPYMQLPSDMFNFQSIANEALSSTKLVNIQNTSDSHHLDVLSGDSVEKSSTLLMDDQGKNVDSNVDENQNISGQETEERDHEVHESPELQTREIFSTNRKAGNGLADEIDQEEKKEGRESQSPINVYSETPILENENNSSNDGVNHDLKEGPRSSQRTNRNIDVEIAQEYNSVQASKEATITEIEKEKKILNNPPVSSRYEVLITDSVYSSPTSDKEESLTTNTDYISPFAGDPFSVSPGIANTKDILKKTLSSLENNINAITNDVEDNNDYIQEPSVDVQRETIDVFSKETSPDVTTSKEYNSDNYTQSMSEYVTAIYDSSYQENDAESSTISKESIQTSNSQVDSTTERPHAQGNGIWRTDSEGETYKEQQFNGPKLQSTIQSSEELSKDRVSVEAEKTTTPEMNNYDERGLLTESSNDIDVSSASTPSKNDRSISSSTDSKEVDRNAPAWKYRVQILDDQEDNEQVNEVEENQGIGNKNREEKSEKAVSLSPPRSQSLSRRFISSPIRAVESLASGIRDVARVAKNFAEEIDALNSESEYSIQDEAEDSGMNKINDSNVEKNRNNISTSDGNTINDRSVPSSLNIQAEAEVDNDDSSKAQTDEVLENEPSVHLSDSAFNSNVLHESSAQGEPYGDFSFKLPAKNDKSTNEKNEFMPHDSDVPGYEKLDEVTRVDMISQFDKLRDLTETVQNDINSVMTNINNTSGDASAMNEEASIKKPIQIDSELELAAHNKEETQFIENASEDEKDQSKLAESTTVKNDGPFDETVSKQSSQRDVSQSNILKGESVEEPIDLSSDPPSEEDIELLSDEGINIDNEWPAAHKKTEDVGTTLDIPKLHRESEQKSVDDMVSEPDEDIISGHIDSTGVAAVEGVERNSNADAIANEYNNDEDRIEEHEETKSDSELEQKEAVNQSIEVPVIETIIDSADDGSVVPVSILPKEPSNSTELGKTSNISKPSTPNNETSHASSDLIRSQSIGNPFSSVTSGKSPTKKKAHRSVRKRKRKITDTPLYVAAKKTKKTDEQSNTSKKPKKILRTARIERKKDQKSNE